The Bactrocera dorsalis isolate Fly_Bdor chromosome 3, ASM2337382v1, whole genome shotgun sequence genomic interval GTTTTATTAAACCCCTTTTCATTTTTACAGAACAATCCCGAAGTGGTGAACTACAGCAAAGAGCTTCTGGATAAATATGGTGCCGGTCTTAGCTCGGTACGTTTCATTTGCGGCACACAAACGATACATAAGCAGCTGGAAAAGAAAATTGCCCAGTTCCATGGGCGTGAAGATGCCATTTTGTATGCGTCTTGCTTCGATGCAAACGCCGGTTTATTCGAGGCAATCCTCACACCTGACGACGCTGTCTTCTCCGATGAACTGAATCACGCGTCCATTATTGATGGCATACGTTTGTGTAAGGCGCAGAAGCAGCGCTATAAGCATCGTGATATGAGCGGTAATTACTAATTTCTATACTCTAAGTGTATTAAACTttcttcataaatatttttgccttCTTCTCCAAATACAGATCTCGAAAAGCAACTGCAATCTTCAACGGCGCGTCTCAAGCTGATTGTCACCGATGGCGTCTTCTCAATGGATGGCAATATCGCGCCTTTGCCGAAGATTGTCGATCTCGCTGCCAAATATGATGCGCTGGTCTTTATTGATGAATGCCATGCAACGGGTTTCTTTGGCGCCACCGGACGTGGTACTGAGGAATATCACAATCTCTTGGGTCGCGTTGATATTATCAATTCCACCTTGGGCAAAGCACTTGGCGGTGCTGCTGGCGGTTATACGACTGGTCCGAAAGAATTGATTACGCTACTGCGTCAAAAGTCACGCCCTTATCTCTTCTCGAACTCCCTACCACCACCAGTAGTGGCGACCGGCATTAAAGTTATGGATATGCTAATGCACTCCGATCAGTTATCGCAGCGCGTACAAAGCAATACAAAACGTTTTCGCGATGCAATGACTAAGGCGGGCTTTATAATCGCCGGCGAAAATCATCCAATTTGCCCGGTGATGTTGGGCGATGCTCGTCTCGCCTCAATTTTCGCAGATCAAATGCTTTGTAAGTAGAATTATTATTCCACTCTGTGTTGCTCTCTCTTCTCAATTgtcattattgaaattttcattacGCAGCGCGTGGCATTTATGTCATTGGCTTTAGCTATCCAGTGGTTCCCAAAGGCAAGGCGCGTATTCGTGTACAAATATCGGCGGCGCATACTACGGACGACGTCGATCATGCCGTGGCCGCATTTATCGATGTCGGCAGGTCGCTCAAggttattaagtaaaaaaaggaTGACTTCAGCGGAAGAAATGAACAAGTCTCGAAGAAAACTTACGGTTTATGCCACAAAAAGCGACAGGTCTTtgcatttattatatgtatatgtat includes:
- the LOC105224652 gene encoding 2-amino-3-ketobutyrate coenzyme A ligase, mitochondrial, whose amino-acid sequence is MPIFSKYALLRGADSVRRQSQRLFALSNAHASASASAAARPALSQFRDILSKQITGIKDAGTYKMERIITSSQSTEITVEGTQKRILNFCANNYLGLANNPEVVNYSKELLDKYGAGLSSVRFICGTQTIHKQLEKKIAQFHGREDAILYASCFDANAGLFEAILTPDDAVFSDELNHASIIDGIRLCKAQKQRYKHRDMSDLEKQLQSSTARLKLIVTDGVFSMDGNIAPLPKIVDLAAKYDALVFIDECHATGFFGATGRGTEEYHNLLGRVDIINSTLGKALGGAAGGYTTGPKELITLLRQKSRPYLFSNSLPPPVVATGIKVMDMLMHSDQLSQRVQSNTKRFRDAMTKAGFIIAGENHPICPVMLGDARLASIFADQMLSRGIYVIGFSYPVVPKGKARIRVQISAAHTTDDVDHAVAAFIDVGRSLKVIK